From a region of the Burkholderia lata genome:
- a CDS encoding efflux RND transporter periplasmic adaptor subunit, translating into MYRMIIPKRTALLATCVVVGSMAVAGCQKKEAAVAAVPEVGVVTLQPQEITLKSLLPGRANSWRVAEVRPQVNGVIKRRLFVEGDDVKQGQQLYQIDDAPYKAAYEKARAALVSAQHLAERNEKLLADNAVSRQQYDDSVSSYRQAQADLDTAKVNLDYTKVYAPIAGRIGRSLVTEGALVTNGQSQSMAVITQLDPIYVDVTQSSSDMLRLRKELADGQLQTASAGAASVGLLLEDGTSYAHGGTLKFSEVSVDEGTGSVTLRAQFPNPDHQILPGMFVRTKLDEGVKRDAILVPQQGITRDTTGTPVAWVVDADGKVQLKQLAVDRTVGNTWLVRSGLNVGERVVTEGVQKLQVGMKVVAVPATNVHVDLGDARIAAPSTANGS; encoded by the coding sequence ATGTACCGGATGATCATTCCCAAGAGAACCGCCTTGCTTGCGACGTGTGTCGTAGTCGGGTCGATGGCTGTCGCCGGATGCCAGAAGAAGGAAGCCGCGGTGGCGGCTGTCCCCGAGGTCGGCGTGGTCACGCTGCAGCCGCAGGAGATCACGCTCAAGTCGTTGTTGCCGGGTCGCGCGAATTCGTGGCGTGTTGCGGAGGTGCGCCCGCAGGTCAACGGCGTGATCAAGCGCCGGCTCTTCGTCGAAGGCGACGATGTCAAGCAGGGCCAGCAGCTCTACCAGATCGACGATGCGCCGTACAAGGCCGCGTACGAGAAGGCGCGTGCCGCGCTGGTATCGGCGCAGCATCTCGCCGAGCGCAATGAAAAGCTGCTTGCCGACAACGCGGTGAGCCGTCAGCAGTACGACGACTCGGTGTCCTCGTATCGCCAGGCACAGGCCGATCTCGATACCGCGAAGGTCAACCTGGACTACACGAAGGTCTACGCACCGATCGCCGGGCGCATCGGCCGCTCGCTCGTGACGGAAGGCGCACTGGTCACGAACGGCCAGTCCCAGTCGATGGCGGTCATCACGCAGCTCGATCCCATTTATGTCGACGTGACGCAGTCGTCGTCCGACATGCTGCGCCTGCGCAAGGAACTCGCCGACGGTCAGTTGCAGACCGCTAGCGCGGGCGCGGCCAGCGTCGGGTTGTTGCTCGAGGACGGCACGTCGTATGCGCACGGCGGCACGCTGAAATTCTCCGAAGTCAGTGTCGACGAAGGCACGGGCTCGGTGACGTTGCGTGCCCAGTTCCCGAACCCGGATCACCAGATCCTGCCGGGCATGTTCGTGCGCACGAAGCTCGACGAGGGCGTCAAGCGGGACGCGATCCTGGTGCCGCAGCAGGGCATTACGCGCGATACGACGGGCACGCCGGTGGCCTGGGTCGTCGATGCCGACGGCAAGGTGCAACTGAAGCAGCTCGCGGTGGACCGGACGGTCGGCAATACCTGGCTCGTCCGCTCGGGGCTGAATGTGGGCGAGCGCGTGGTGACCGAAGGCGTGCAGAAACTGCAGGTCGGCATGAAGGTCGTTGCGGTGCCCGCGACGAACGTCCATGTCGACCTGGGTGACGCGCGCATTGCCGCGCCGTCTACGGCAAACGGCAGCTAG
- a CDS encoding efflux transporter outer membrane subunit: protein MKILKLAVLPAALLMASCTMIPTYHRPDPSVAAQYATAAQDNAGQPSAAEVGWRDFYTDPHLQTLIGMALENNRDLRVAVLNIEAARAQYRIQRADLLPTLSAGASGSIQRLPSDLSTTGQAGVTRSYNVGGVASYELDLFGKIRSLTEQAMQTYLATEATRKATQISLIAEVATAWLTLQADQDIKVLTADTLASQRASLKITEAGYRNGTSSLLDLRQAETTVRAAEVNLAQYDRQVRTDINALTLLVGVPLDDALLSRESLATVRLDEDLPAGLPSDLLARRPDIIAAEHQLMASNANIGAARAAFFPSISLTANGGTASASLRNLFDPGSAAWSFGPTISVPIFDYGRNSANLAVSKVNRDIEVATYQKAVQTAFREVSDALDGRATWGQQETAQRLLVDASQSAYRLSDVRYREGVDGYVNVLVNQRSLYDAQQNLVKVRLARMSNTVDLYRALGGGWQDRTVKADVSTGQAAHPPG from the coding sequence ATGAAGATCCTGAAACTCGCGGTATTGCCTGCTGCGCTGCTGATGGCGAGCTGCACGATGATCCCAACCTATCATCGTCCCGACCCGTCGGTCGCCGCGCAGTACGCGACGGCCGCGCAGGACAACGCCGGCCAGCCGTCGGCCGCGGAAGTCGGCTGGCGCGACTTCTACACTGACCCGCACCTGCAGACGCTGATCGGCATGGCGCTGGAAAACAACCGCGACCTGCGCGTGGCCGTGCTGAACATCGAAGCGGCGCGCGCGCAGTACCGGATCCAGCGGGCGGACCTGCTGCCGACGCTGTCGGCCGGCGCGTCCGGGTCGATCCAGCGGCTGCCGTCGGACCTGTCGACGACGGGCCAAGCCGGCGTCACGCGGTCCTACAACGTCGGGGGCGTCGCGTCGTACGAGCTGGACCTGTTCGGCAAGATCCGCAGCCTGACGGAGCAGGCGATGCAGACGTATCTGGCGACCGAGGCCACGCGCAAGGCCACCCAGATCAGCCTGATCGCCGAGGTGGCCACTGCGTGGCTGACGCTGCAGGCCGACCAGGACATCAAGGTGCTGACGGCCGATACGCTCGCCAGCCAGCGGGCGTCGCTGAAGATCACCGAAGCGGGGTACCGCAACGGCACGTCGTCGCTGCTCGATCTGCGTCAGGCAGAAACGACCGTCCGAGCGGCGGAAGTGAATCTCGCGCAGTACGACCGGCAGGTGCGGACCGACATCAACGCGCTGACGCTGCTGGTGGGCGTGCCCCTCGATGACGCGCTGCTGTCGCGCGAATCGCTGGCGACGGTTCGGCTCGACGAGGACCTGCCGGCCGGACTGCCGTCGGATCTGCTCGCGCGGCGGCCGGACATCATCGCCGCCGAGCATCAGCTGATGGCCTCGAATGCGAACATCGGCGCCGCCCGCGCGGCGTTCTTCCCGAGCATTTCGCTGACGGCGAACGGCGGTACGGCCAGTGCGTCGTTGCGCAACCTGTTCGATCCCGGCAGCGCGGCGTGGTCGTTCGGGCCGACGATCAGCGTGCCGATCTTCGACTACGGGCGCAACAGCGCGAACCTGGCGGTGTCGAAGGTCAATCGCGACATCGAGGTCGCGACGTACCAGAAGGCGGTCCAGACGGCGTTTCGCGAAGTCTCCGATGCGCTCGACGGTCGTGCGACCTGGGGCCAGCAGGAAACGGCCCAGCGGCTGCTGGTGGATGCGAGCCAGTCGGCGTACCGGTTGTCCGACGTACGCTATCGCGAGGGTGTCGACGGGTACGTGAACGTGCTCGTCAACCAGCGGTCGCTGTACGACGCGCAGCAGAACCTGGTCAAGGTCCGGCTGGCGAGGATGTCGAACACGGTCGACCTCTACCGCGCATTGGGCGGCGGCTGGCAGGACCGCACGGTGAAAGCCGACGTGTCGACCGGGCAGGCCGCGCATCCGCCGGGTTGA
- a CDS encoding TetR family transcriptional regulator: MRAPTPGARNRMPLPGRCDVTREPSRPGWTFGNVMVKRTREQAQATRAIIVESAQGVFFDHGFAHASLEEIARRAGVTRGAVYWHFESKLEVLDAIFADAAIPLDPFLIASRHDAEHELDALIDALGACWRIATRSKLSRRLYTLSYTRCENAKETAAFCERVCQAAYAAEQRIDAWLRRAISAGQLASEHEPAVIASVVHATLSGLLHRELTRPGCRNPDRVEVTEVVRTLIQG, translated from the coding sequence ATGCGTGCCCCGACACCCGGGGCACGCAATCGCATGCCCTTACCGGGCCGCTGCGATGTGACACGCGAGCCATCCCGACCCGGATGGACGTTCGGAAACGTTATGGTGAAACGAACCCGTGAACAGGCACAGGCGACACGGGCCATCATCGTCGAGTCGGCACAGGGCGTGTTCTTCGATCATGGCTTCGCGCATGCGTCGCTTGAGGAAATCGCCCGCCGGGCCGGCGTCACGCGCGGGGCCGTGTACTGGCACTTCGAGAGCAAGCTCGAGGTGCTCGATGCCATCTTCGCCGATGCGGCGATCCCGCTGGACCCTTTCCTGATTGCGTCGCGACACGATGCCGAGCATGAGCTCGACGCGCTGATCGATGCACTCGGTGCGTGCTGGCGGATCGCGACACGCTCGAAATTGTCCCGCCGGCTGTACACGCTGTCGTACACACGATGTGAAAACGCGAAGGAAACGGCGGCTTTCTGCGAACGGGTTTGCCAGGCTGCGTACGCGGCGGAACAGCGCATCGATGCCTGGTTGCGTCGTGCGATATCGGCCGGGCAGCTGGCGAGCGAGCATGAACCGGCGGTGATCGCCAGCGTGGTTCACGCGACGCTGAGCGGATTGCTGCACCGGGAATTGACGCGGCCAGGATGCCGCAATCCGGACAGGGTTGAAGTGACCGAAGTGGTCCGCACCCTGATTCAAGGATGA
- a CDS encoding MarR family winged helix-turn-helix transcriptional regulator codes for MNPVPTELEIAKERSGEMAPGMSGSNSVLPERRHRGMSIVTLLSAADSLQSRCIDRRVEQALGITKSQASILRVLDCGAPLTAGELADACGIAGSAVTRLVDRLEARYLVERAQRDDDRRIVYVSLTCDGRRIAAAWRCLQDEIQCELRAFASDDELRMLGNLLSRMLVNAAGGEASG; via the coding sequence ATGAATCCCGTACCAACAGAGCTTGAAATCGCGAAAGAACGATCCGGTGAGATGGCACCAGGAATGTCTGGTTCGAATTCCGTCCTACCGGAAAGGCGCCACCGTGGTATGTCGATCGTGACATTGCTGTCGGCTGCCGATTCGTTGCAGTCCCGGTGCATCGACCGGCGCGTCGAGCAGGCGCTCGGCATTACGAAGTCGCAGGCGTCGATCCTGCGCGTGCTCGATTGCGGCGCGCCGTTGACGGCCGGCGAACTGGCCGATGCCTGCGGCATTGCCGGCAGCGCGGTGACGCGTCTGGTGGACCGGCTGGAGGCGCGGTATCTCGTGGAGCGGGCGCAACGGGACGATGACCGCCGTATCGTCTACGTGTCGCTCACGTGTGACGGGCGCCGGATCGCGGCTGCGTGGCGCTGCCTGCAAGACGAGATCCAGTGCGAGCTGCGCGCGTTTGCGAGCGACGACGAGCTTCGAATGCTGGGCAATTTGCTGTCGCGCATGCTCGTCAATGCGGCGGGAGGCGAGGCGAGTGGATGA
- a CDS encoding AraC family transcriptional regulator yields the protein MTAIIRSTGMKGYRELMTTLGVDPMPLLRKHKLPADLGDVDDATVPILSVMQLMEDSAAAAHRPDLGLQLAARQDIDILGPLAMAIQHSANVREAMTTASRYLYVHSPAAQLSVIEPSTLVQDAAEIRLELVVPRAPVCRQALDQCLGRMHHLVRSFAADNYRLLAVAFPYGNSADPGAYARFFGQARIYTEQEHAGLHVSPQTLGSRLENVNASLKNIALEYLQRHYGDPGLSMVERVRRALHCTLGATGGSKSAIAELLFVHPRTMQRKLADEGATFEGVRDEVRQEIALRYLQQTTIPLAQLTSLLGFSDQSVLTQSSIRWFGMPPSKIRASSRPRAPAAANRSS from the coding sequence ATGACGGCAATCATTCGTTCGACAGGCATGAAGGGCTACCGCGAGCTCATGACGACGCTCGGGGTCGATCCGATGCCGCTGCTGCGCAAGCACAAGCTTCCGGCCGACCTTGGCGATGTGGACGACGCGACGGTTCCGATTCTGTCGGTGATGCAGCTGATGGAAGACAGCGCCGCCGCCGCACACCGACCCGATCTCGGCCTGCAGCTGGCCGCCCGCCAGGACATCGACATCCTCGGCCCGCTCGCAATGGCCATCCAGCATTCCGCCAATGTCCGCGAGGCCATGACGACAGCGTCCCGCTATCTGTACGTCCACAGCCCGGCCGCGCAGCTTTCCGTGATCGAACCGAGCACGCTGGTCCAGGATGCGGCGGAGATCCGTCTCGAGTTGGTGGTTCCTCGTGCGCCCGTCTGCCGGCAAGCGCTCGATCAGTGCCTGGGCAGGATGCACCATCTGGTGCGGTCCTTCGCGGCGGACAACTATCGGCTGCTTGCGGTGGCGTTCCCGTACGGGAACAGTGCCGACCCGGGCGCCTATGCGCGTTTTTTCGGGCAAGCGCGCATCTATACGGAGCAGGAGCACGCCGGTTTGCACGTGTCGCCGCAAACCCTTGGCAGCCGGCTGGAGAACGTCAATGCGTCGCTGAAGAACATCGCGCTGGAGTATCTGCAGCGGCACTACGGCGACCCCGGATTGTCGATGGTCGAGCGCGTGCGACGGGCGCTGCATTGCACGCTCGGCGCGACCGGGGGAAGCAAGTCGGCGATTGCGGAGCTGCTGTTCGTGCATCCACGCACCATGCAGCGCAAGCTGGCCGACGAAGGCGCGACTTTCGAGGGGGTCCGGGATGAGGTCCGGCAGGAGATCGCATTGCGCTACCTCCAGCAGACGACCATCCCGCTGGCTCAACTGACGAGCTTGTTGGGGTTTTCCGATCAGTCGGTCCTCACCCAATCGTCCATACGATGGTTCGGCATGCCTCCGTCGAAGATCCGGGCAAGTTCGCGACCTCGAGCGCCCGCTGCCGCGAATCGATCGTCATGA
- a CDS encoding zinc-binding dehydrogenase, with protein MRTAIHQSMGQPEQVLEIRNVARPQPQAGEVLLQMILAPIHNHDLMQIAGTYGIKPELPARAGTEAVGRVLAVGEGVTHLQVGQRVSVSGAFGTWADAFVAPADQVLPVPDGISDELAAQLLIMPTSAMVVLDDLGVQSGQWMMLNAAAGAVGKNVALLAAARNIRVIALVNQAAQVEELRKLGVDVVENTTVDGWQARIKTALNGEPLLHALDSVAGSLTGEMLHVMDDNATLVVFGALSNQPLNIDFQDVLFKQATVRGFWGLRKVEKLSDAYRARMVAEILAIAQRNGFNLPVAAVHDLGDVASASGIRSSAGKVLLRGGNSES; from the coding sequence ATGCGTACCGCCATTCATCAATCCATGGGCCAGCCCGAGCAGGTGCTCGAGATTCGCAACGTCGCGCGTCCGCAGCCGCAAGCCGGCGAGGTGCTGTTGCAGATGATCCTGGCGCCCATCCACAACCACGACCTGATGCAGATTGCCGGCACCTATGGCATCAAGCCGGAACTGCCGGCACGTGCAGGCACCGAGGCGGTGGGGCGCGTGCTGGCCGTGGGCGAGGGCGTGACCCATCTGCAAGTCGGCCAGCGCGTGTCCGTGTCGGGCGCGTTCGGCACCTGGGCCGATGCGTTCGTGGCGCCGGCCGACCAGGTGCTGCCGGTACCCGACGGCATCAGCGACGAACTCGCGGCGCAGTTGCTGATCATGCCGACGAGTGCCATGGTGGTGCTGGACGACCTGGGCGTGCAAAGCGGCCAATGGATGATGCTGAATGCCGCGGCGGGCGCCGTGGGCAAGAATGTGGCGCTGCTGGCCGCCGCGCGGAATATTCGCGTCATTGCCCTGGTCAATCAGGCGGCGCAGGTCGAAGAACTCAGGAAGCTCGGGGTGGACGTGGTGGAGAACACCACCGTCGACGGCTGGCAGGCGCGTATCAAGACCGCGCTGAACGGCGAGCCGCTGCTCCATGCGCTGGATTCGGTGGCCGGCAGTCTGACCGGTGAAATGCTTCACGTGATGGACGACAACGCGACGCTGGTGGTATTCGGTGCGTTGAGCAATCAGCCGTTGAACATCGACTTCCAGGACGTGCTGTTCAAGCAGGCGACGGTGCGAGGCTTCTGGGGATTGCGCAAGGTCGAGAAACTGAGCGACGCGTACCGGGCCAGGATGGTGGCCGAGATTCTTGCGATCGCGCAGCGCAACGGCTTCAATCTACCCGTCGCCGCGGTCCACGACCTGGGTGACGTAGCCAGCGCATCCGGTATCCGAAGCAGTGCCGGGAAGGTGCTGCTGCGAGGGGGTAATAGCGAATCCTGA
- a CDS encoding DsbA family oxidoreductase has translation MKIDIWSDVICPFCYIGKRKLEAALEQTGIAAHIEWHSFELNPSAPQSYAMPLPDVMNRLYGIDRQRALAILNHEEQEARRMGLDFQWRIARPGNTFDAHRLIHLAKHEGIGDQVKERFLRAYFTEGQDIGDRQVLRSLALETGLAADDVDAVLGSDRFADEVRADEQQALERGIRGVPYFVINGQASVSGARDVADFVRVLREQAAIAAAATQETGPAPASDDAGICKDGFCEVRK, from the coding sequence ATGAAAATCGATATTTGGTCGGACGTCATTTGCCCGTTTTGTTATATCGGCAAACGCAAGCTGGAAGCGGCGCTGGAGCAGACCGGCATCGCGGCGCACATCGAGTGGCACAGCTTCGAGCTGAACCCTTCCGCGCCGCAGTCGTATGCCATGCCGCTGCCGGACGTGATGAATCGCCTGTACGGCATCGACCGCCAGCGCGCGCTGGCCATCCTGAATCATGAGGAACAGGAAGCGCGCCGCATGGGGCTGGATTTCCAGTGGCGCATCGCGCGGCCCGGCAATACGTTCGATGCCCATCGCCTGATCCACCTTGCCAAACACGAGGGAATCGGCGATCAGGTCAAGGAGCGCTTTCTGCGCGCATATTTCACCGAGGGGCAGGATATCGGTGACCGGCAGGTGCTGCGTTCGTTGGCGCTCGAGACGGGATTGGCGGCCGACGATGTGGATGCCGTGCTGGGCAGCGACCGCTTTGCTGACGAGGTGCGTGCCGACGAGCAGCAAGCGCTCGAACGGGGGATTCGTGGCGTGCCTTACTTCGTGATCAACGGGCAGGCGTCGGTGTCGGGCGCGCGCGATGTCGCGGATTTCGTGCGCGTGTTGCGCGAACAGGCGGCGATCGCCGCGGCCGCCACGCAGGAGACCGGGCCGGCCCCAGCGTCGGATGATGCCGGGATCTGCAAGGACGGCTTTTGCGAAGTCCGCAAATGA